In one Streptomyces sp. T12 genomic region, the following are encoded:
- a CDS encoding phosphotransferase family protein, producing MTPNPLLPHLTAQAKAAAHSRTSACPCGATVTLADRPDATVVRHADTVAKAHAPDITPGDLTPRLTAANHLPGLLLPPLGPTPVDLHGRLVTFWPYGIPVDPGDPDAAPWEAAATLLARLHRTPAPTPLPPMRGPAKAALAVTRLRAAAGTDLAAGTDLTTGTTAVLRAWDTLSAWARAAAPQPDTTTLCHGDLHLGQLVRHPAPDGPWLLIDVDDLGVGVPAWDLGRPAAWYACGLLPPDEWDRFLGAYRTAGGPAVPAHGDPWPALDVPARALTVQTAARAITKALSEGRLLDEVEQSLVDACDRMASLPPELTQGYAK from the coding sequence GTGACCCCCAACCCCCTCCTGCCCCACCTCACCGCTCAGGCCAAAGCCGCCGCCCACTCACGTACCTCCGCCTGTCCCTGCGGAGCGACCGTCACCCTCGCCGACCGCCCCGACGCCACCGTCGTCCGGCACGCCGACACCGTCGCCAAGGCCCACGCCCCGGACATCACGCCCGGCGACCTGACCCCCCGCCTCACCGCCGCCAACCACCTCCCCGGCCTCCTCCTGCCCCCGCTCGGCCCCACGCCCGTCGACCTGCACGGCAGACTCGTGACCTTCTGGCCGTACGGCATCCCTGTCGACCCGGGAGATCCCGACGCGGCCCCCTGGGAAGCGGCGGCAACCCTTCTCGCGCGGCTCCATCGAACCCCCGCCCCCACGCCACTGCCCCCCATGCGCGGCCCCGCCAAAGCCGCCCTCGCCGTAACCCGCCTCCGCGCAGCCGCGGGCACGGACCTGGCCGCGGGCACAGACCTGACCACCGGCACCACCGCCGTTCTCCGCGCCTGGGACACCCTTTCCGCCTGGGCCCGCGCCGCGGCCCCCCAGCCCGACACCACCACCCTCTGCCACGGCGACCTCCACCTCGGCCAACTCGTCCGTCACCCGGCCCCGGACGGCCCGTGGCTGCTCATCGACGTCGACGACCTCGGGGTAGGCGTGCCGGCCTGGGATCTCGGGCGGCCGGCCGCCTGGTACGCCTGTGGGCTGCTGCCGCCCGACGAATGGGACCGCTTCCTCGGCGCGTACCGCACCGCCGGCGGTCCGGCCGTCCCCGCGCATGGCGACCCCTGGCCCGCGCTGGACGTCCCGGCCCGCGCCCTCACCGTGCAGACCGCTGCCCGGGCGATCACCAAGGCCCTGTCCGAGGGCCGTCTCCTGGACGAGGTCGAGCAGTCCCTCGTCGACGCCTGTGACCGAATGGCTTCGCTCCCCCCTGAGTTGACCCAGGGATACGCAAAGTAG
- a CDS encoding zf-TFIIB domain-containing protein, whose protein sequence is MQCPKCHAPMHTYNRNGVQIEQCSGCRGIFLDYGELESLTRVESQWSQPAPPPPAAPQAYPAAPQAPAWGAPHGGHHGGHYGHKRHKSFGHMLFSS, encoded by the coding sequence ATGCAGTGTCCGAAGTGCCATGCACCGATGCACACGTACAACCGCAACGGCGTTCAGATCGAGCAGTGCAGCGGCTGCCGCGGGATATTTCTCGACTACGGCGAGCTGGAGTCGCTGACCCGCGTGGAGTCCCAGTGGTCGCAGCCGGCCCCGCCGCCTCCGGCCGCCCCGCAGGCCTACCCGGCCGCACCGCAGGCCCCTGCCTGGGGCGCCCCGCACGGCGGGCACCACGGCGGTCACTACGGCCACAAGCGTCACAAGAGCTTCGGCCACATGCTGTTCTCCAGCTGA